A portion of the Spirochaetota bacterium genome contains these proteins:
- the gcvH gene encoding glycine cleavage system protein GcvH has protein sequence MHIEKSLKYSKTHEWVRVSGNIAYIGISDYAQGELGDIVYVELPEVNTEIEKDEEACTIESVKAASPINSPVSGKIIEVNSELEDKPELLNQKPYEAFIFAVEMNDSSELNHLMDAETYEKFCEEQKKKH, from the coding sequence ATGCATATTGAAAAAAGCTTAAAATACTCAAAAACTCATGAATGGGTTAGAGTTTCAGGGAATATAGCATATATTGGTATATCTGATTATGCTCAGGGAGAACTTGGTGATATAGTTTATGTTGAACTACCTGAAGTAAATACTGAAATTGAAAAAGATGAAGAGGCATGCACAATTGAATCTGTTAAGGCAGCATCTCCTATAAATTCTCCAGTTTCAGGAAAAATTATTGAAGTAAATAGTGAACTTGAAGATAAACCTGAGTTGCTAAATCAAAAACCATACGAAGCTTTTATATTTGCAGTTGAGATGAATGATTCATCGGAACTTAATCATCTTATGGATGCTGAAACTTATGAAAAGTTCTGTGAAGAACAGAAAAAGAAACACTAA
- a CDS encoding glycine cleavage system protein T — MLKRTPLYEAYKDYSGIKLIDFGGWELPVQFEAGIIEEHMAVRKNAGLFDVSHMGEIMIEGEKATEFVDWLVTNDVKGMKDNQVIYTLMCYPHGGVIDDLLVYKFNNKKYLLVVNAANVEKDFKWITEENEFVKKIENDGRYCECTGCDCFKKSDSSRDKNPDLVDCGGLLKIENISKKVAQLAFQGPNAQKYFQNLVDINLSEITFFTFRDGVDIKIDKSLNFNNKKAPDKVKALVSRTGYTGEDGFEIYLSPEDAPFVWETIIRNFKKDGVLPCGLGARDTLRFEAKLPLYGHEISESITPLEAGLKYFVKLEKEDFCGKEALLKQEETGIPRTLRGIEMVDKGVPRTGYKVFKDGVEIGFVTTGAKSPMLDKFVALVLIKKGVLKPEDTCEVEIGGKLKLAKTCKTPFYKNTGK; from the coding sequence ATGTTAAAAAGAACTCCTCTATATGAGGCATATAAAGATTATAGTGGTATAAAGCTTATCGATTTTGGAGGATGGGAACTTCCTGTTCAGTTTGAAGCTGGGATTATAGAAGAGCATATGGCTGTTAGAAAAAATGCTGGTCTTTTTGATGTATCTCATATGGGTGAAATAATGATAGAAGGTGAAAAAGCTACTGAATTTGTTGACTGGCTTGTTACAAATGATGTAAAAGGAATGAAAGATAATCAGGTTATATACACCCTTATGTGTTATCCACATGGTGGTGTTATTGATGATCTTCTTGTTTATAAATTTAACAATAAAAAATACCTACTTGTTGTAAATGCTGCAAATGTAGAAAAAGATTTTAAATGGATTACAGAAGAAAATGAGTTTGTAAAAAAGATTGAAAATGATGGAAGGTACTGTGAGTGCACAGGTTGCGATTGTTTTAAAAAAAGTGATAGTAGTAGAGATAAAAATCCAGACTTAGTAGACTGTGGAGGACTTCTAAAAATAGAAAATATCTCAAAAAAAGTAGCTCAACTTGCTTTTCAGGGGCCAAATGCTCAAAAATATTTTCAAAATCTTGTTGATATAAATCTATCTGAAATAACCTTTTTTACTTTTAGAGATGGTGTTGATATAAAGATAGATAAAAGTTTAAACTTCAACAACAAAAAAGCACCCGATAAAGTAAAAGCTTTGGTTTCAAGAACAGGTTATACTGGTGAAGATGGATTTGAGATATATCTTTCTCCTGAAGATGCACCTTTTGTATGGGAAACAATAATTAGAAATTTTAAAAAAGATGGGGTATTGCCCTGTGGACTTGGTGCAAGAGATACTTTAAGATTTGAAGCAAAACTCCCTCTTTATGGTCATGAAATCTCTGAATCAATAACTCCTCTAGAGGCTGGTTTAAAATATTTTGTGAAACTTGAAAAAGAAGATTTTTGTGGGAAAGAGGCTTTACTAAAACAAGAAGAGACAGGTATTCCAAGAACATTAAGAGGAATAGAGATGGTTGATAAAGGTGTGCCAAGAACAGGCTATAAAGTTTTTAAAGATGGAGTTGAGATAGGTTTTGTAACAACAGGTGCAAAATCACCTATGCTTGATAAATTTGTTGCTTTAGTTTTGATAAAAAAAGGTGTTTTAAAACCTGAAGACACCTGTGAAGTAGAGATAGGTGGAAAATTGAAATTAGCTAAAACTTGTAAGACTCCGTTTTATAAAAATACTGGTAAATAG